The ANME-2 cluster archaeon genome segment CGACCCCGCCTCCTACGCCTCTTATCATCCATCCGGTAGATCCAGTCCCTGCTCCTGTGCTTCTCACTCAAACGCTGTGCCAGTTCGATCTCCGAATCCGTCAGCACACCGTGCTGCGCCTCTATCCCGAGCGCATCTTCAAATCCGCGTTTCAATACCCCTTTAACATGATCGATATCATAACCAGCGCCATCCAGAAGCTCCGAAAGCGTGATCATCCCGTCCCGTGCGCACTCTACACCCTCTGCCAGGTTCTTTGTGGGGTTCTTAAGCACCCTGTCCATCTCATCAAAAACAAAATCCAGCAGGAAACTGCCGTTTACCAGCACCGCACCGTCCAACCTCCCCTGTGCATTCCCTGATATCTTGCGCCTCATCGAATACACTGCATTGCGCGTTGGTTCGAGCTTGCCGTCAAACCCGAGCGCCCTGAGCGTGTTTATCAGCCCGCCAAGGACGCGTGAATATGCCCCCTGGATGTCTGTGGGAACCGAGCCGCTGCCCTCACGGGAGATCACGGAGAACAGGATCTGGTCCTCATCACAGAACCCGCACCCTCCGCCGAGCACTCGTCGTACCACCTGGATACCGTTGGCTGCACAGTAGTCCTCGTGTATCTCATCTTCCACGTACTGGTGGTATCCAAGGTAGACGGCAGGGGTCCTGACGCGCCAGAACAGGATAGTATCGTCAACTTCGCTGTTGCCAACGTGTTTTGCGATTGATTCGAACAGGGCTGCGCTGTAGAAGCCGTCTGTCATGTTGGTGTCGATGAATC includes the following:
- a CDS encoding lipoate--protein ligase family protein; the protein is MTDGFYSAALFESIAKHVGNSEVDDTILFWRVRTPAVYLGYHQYVEDEIHEDYCAANGIQVVRRVLGGGCGFCDEDQILFSVISREGSGSVPTDIQGAYSRVLGGLINTLRALGFDGKLEPTRNAVYSMRRKISGNAQGRLDGAVLVNGSFLLDFVFDEMDRVLKNPTKNLAEGVECARDGMITLSELLDGAGYDIDHVKGVLKRGFEDALGIEAQHGVLTDSEIELAQRLSEKHRSRDWIYRMDDKRRRRRGR